A portion of the Rhinolophus sinicus isolate RSC01 linkage group LG03, ASM3656204v1, whole genome shotgun sequence genome contains these proteins:
- the TMEM167A gene encoding protein kish-A, translating to MSAIFNFQSLLTVILLLICTCAYIRSLAPSILDRNKTGLLGIFWKCARIGERKSPYVAVCCIVMAFSILFMQ from the exons tctgccattttcaattttcagagTCTGTTGACTGTAATCTTGCTGCTTATATGTACCTGTGCTTATATCCGATCCTTGGCACCCAGCATCCTGGACAGAAATAAAACTGG ATTATTGGGTATATTTTGGAAGTGTGCCAGAATTG GTGAACGGAAAAGTCCTTATGTGGCAGTATGCTGTATAGTGATGGCCTTCAGCATCCTCTTCATGCAGTAG